Proteins encoded by one window of Cupriavidus sp. EM10:
- a CDS encoding RcnB family protein, with protein sequence MQTKTLIPAVLVAAGLLAVPLAQAQQQQPIPGQTQPSGPTPMPSPGQAGAMPPSATPMPPATGGRQPRGMSPRGQSSEGGMSQGGMSQGGMSQGGMSQGGRSDGAMSSGQPGSTPMGAQSPYSPRKWSKGDKLPTEFRDRQYVIDKYKDYNLPAPKKGYHWVGVGADYYQVSSNGTIYSVGPGG encoded by the coding sequence ATGCAAACGAAGACGTTAATACCCGCCGTCCTGGTCGCCGCCGGCTTGCTGGCTGTGCCGCTGGCACAGGCCCAGCAACAACAACCGATACCTGGCCAGACCCAGCCGTCGGGCCCGACCCCCATGCCATCCCCGGGGCAGGCCGGCGCCATGCCGCCGTCCGCGACCCCGATGCCACCGGCCACCGGCGGCCGCCAGCCGCGCGGCATGTCGCCCAGGGGGCAAAGCTCTGAGGGTGGCATGTCCCAGGGTGGCATGTCCCAGGGCGGGATGTCCCAGGGCGGGATGTCCCAGGGCGGCCGATCGGATGGGGCGATGTCGTCTGGCCAACCTGGCTCCACGCCGATGGGCGCGCAATCGCCGTACTCGCCCAGGAAATGGAGCAAGGGCGACAAGCTGCCCACGGAATTCCGCGATCGTCAGTACGTCATCGACAAGTACAAGGACTACAACCTGCCCGCGCCCAAGAAGGGCTACCACTGGGTGGGCGTCGGCGCCGACTACTATCAGGTGTCGTCGAACGGCACGATCTACTCGGTCGGACCGGGAGGTTGA